One part of the Agarivorans sp. Alg241-V36 genome encodes these proteins:
- a CDS encoding outer membrane beta-barrel protein — MFKSIKTSLVLSLFVTGAANAAGGAYLGADFAFSNETELKVDGISLKDNNDVGFNLVGGYAFEASEKFKIGLEAEYRTIGDVTYLDVLKGSGSAFYLNAKPMFFFTQNAYIAGLIGLGSMELELKNLSTNETASESDSSLQLGVEGGYVFNNGLGLNAGYRSANADIDGVDITVSGFYAGLRYNF; from the coding sequence GTGTTTAAATCTATCAAAACTTCTCTAGTACTTTCTTTATTTGTTACAGGAGCAGCCAACGCGGCTGGCGGAGCTTACCTTGGTGCAGACTTTGCGTTTAGCAATGAAACTGAGCTAAAAGTAGATGGTATTTCTCTTAAAGATAACAATGATGTCGGCTTCAATTTAGTTGGCGGATATGCTTTTGAAGCTTCGGAAAAATTTAAAATTGGCCTAGAAGCAGAGTATCGCACTATTGGTGATGTCACTTATTTAGATGTCCTAAAAGGCTCAGGCAGTGCTTTTTACCTTAATGCAAAACCTATGTTCTTCTTCACCCAAAATGCTTATATCGCGGGCCTAATTGGTTTAGGGTCAATGGAGCTGGAGCTAAAGAACCTTTCAACAAATGAAACTGCATCAGAGTCTGATTCTAGTCTTCAACTGGGTGTAGAAGGTGGCTATGTATTTAATAACGGACTTGGTTTAAATGCTGGTTACAGAAGCGCTAACGCAGATATTGACGGCGTCGATATAACAGTAAGTGGTTTCTACGCTGGCTTACGCTATAACTTCTAA
- a CDS encoding YSC84-related protein: MKKWLAMCVGVLVLSFQSVADDYQATIQQFKKSDRTTPFFNNAYGYAVFPTIGKGGIGIGGAYGEGKVYRGGATTGSVNMGQVTLGFQLGGQAFSQIIFLQDKRAYDEFTSGSFEFGAQASAVALTIGASAQAGTSGAGAAAGETQSKAHYVSGYAVFTLAKGGLMYEASIGGQKFNYTAE; this comes from the coding sequence ATGAAGAAATGGTTGGCAATGTGTGTTGGTGTGCTTGTATTAAGCTTTCAATCCGTCGCGGATGACTATCAAGCTACAATTCAGCAATTTAAAAAGTCTGATAGAACTACCCCGTTTTTTAACAATGCTTATGGCTATGCGGTGTTTCCTACCATTGGTAAGGGCGGCATTGGTATCGGTGGCGCTTACGGCGAAGGCAAAGTCTACCGAGGTGGAGCCACAACAGGCAGTGTGAATATGGGCCAAGTTACTCTTGGTTTCCAGCTTGGTGGCCAAGCGTTCAGCCAAATCATCTTCCTTCAAGATAAACGCGCTTACGACGAGTTTACTAGCGGCAGCTTCGAGTTTGGTGCTCAAGCTAGTGCAGTGGCGCTAACCATTGGCGCTTCTGCTCAAGCTGGTACATCTGGCGCCGGAGCAGCAGCAGGCGAAACCCAATCTAAAGCCCACTATGTAAGTGGTTATGCGGTATTCACCTTAGCTAAAGGTGGTTTAATGTATGAAGCCAGCATTGGCGGACAGAAGTTTAACTATACTGCTGAATAA
- the codA gene encoding cytosine deaminase — MKIINARLRGQAELFSLSIDNGLITHIEPQPAALFPDLPDNQDAIDAAGNLLCAPFVEPHIHLDAVLTAGQPSWNMSGTLFEGIERWSERKPLLTPEDIEQRVLKTVQLLVENGVQYIRTHVDVTDPQLTALKTIAKLKSRLASAINLQIVAFPQEGIWSFPNGKTLMEQAIKEGADVIGGIPHFEFTREYGVESMRWVVELAKQHGLLVDVHCDEIDDEASRFLEVLATAALELDMGERVTASHTTAMHSYNNAYCSKLFRLLKKSKINFVSCPTESIHLQGRFDTYPKRRGVTRVKELREAGMNVCFAQDSIQDPWYTLGNGKLLRVLDAGLHICHMMGYSELSKALDLITDNGAKALQVEAEYGIEVGKPANFILLEGEDDLSVIQRQGEVLLSVRNGEILVQRQPAKLIKHCSFSKE, encoded by the coding sequence ATGAAAATTATTAACGCACGCTTAAGAGGGCAAGCAGAGCTATTTAGCCTATCCATCGACAATGGCCTAATTACTCACATCGAGCCGCAACCTGCAGCCTTGTTCCCCGATTTGCCCGACAATCAAGATGCCATAGATGCGGCTGGCAATTTGTTATGCGCTCCTTTTGTTGAACCGCATATTCATTTAGATGCAGTACTCACTGCCGGGCAGCCTTCTTGGAATATGAGTGGCACTTTGTTTGAAGGCATTGAGCGCTGGAGTGAGCGCAAGCCGCTACTCACACCGGAAGACATAGAGCAACGGGTGCTAAAAACCGTGCAACTCTTGGTGGAAAATGGGGTGCAATACATTCGAACCCATGTCGATGTTACCGATCCACAGCTCACTGCCCTAAAAACCATTGCCAAGTTAAAAAGCAGGCTGGCATCCGCTATCAACTTACAGATAGTGGCTTTTCCGCAAGAGGGGATCTGGTCTTTTCCTAACGGCAAAACCTTAATGGAACAGGCCATTAAAGAGGGAGCAGATGTAATAGGCGGTATTCCCCACTTCGAATTTACCCGCGAGTATGGGGTTGAGTCGATGCGCTGGGTGGTTGAGCTCGCCAAACAACATGGTTTATTGGTAGATGTGCACTGCGATGAGATAGACGATGAAGCCTCACGCTTTTTAGAAGTACTTGCCACCGCAGCCTTAGAGCTTGATATGGGCGAGCGCGTGACTGCCAGCCATACCACCGCAATGCATTCTTACAACAACGCCTATTGCTCTAAGTTATTTAGACTACTCAAAAAATCTAAAATCAACTTTGTCTCTTGCCCTACCGAGAGCATTCACTTGCAAGGTCGCTTTGATACTTACCCGAAACGACGCGGAGTGACTCGAGTAAAAGAGTTACGCGAAGCCGGAATGAACGTCTGCTTTGCCCAAGATTCCATTCAAGACCCTTGGTATACCTTAGGTAACGGTAAACTACTAAGAGTATTAGATGCGGGTTTACACATCTGCCACATGATGGGTTATAGCGAGTTATCTAAAGCCTTAGACCTTATAACCGACAATGGCGCTAAAGCCTTACAAGTAGAAGCTGAATACGGCATTGAAGTAGGCAAACCTGCAAACTTTATTTTGCTAGAAGGAGAAGACGATTTATCGGTGATTCAACGCCAAGGCGAAGTATTGTTATCTGTGCGTAACGGGGAAATACTGGTTCAACGTCAACCAGCCAAGCTAATTAAACATTGCTCATTTTCCAAAGAGTAA